The genomic segment AATGAATCTGGGAAGATCCCAAGGACACAGATCTCCCAATGTGGCAATGAATATCAGGCTCTGTAGTATCCAGAGAAGAGCTGTCCCAGGAGATGCTTCTGAAAGATACTTTCACCCCTCTGATGTTTTTGGTTTCTCTCTAGGTCAAACCACAAAGATATATAAGTtctgtccccatccccacccatcaCTGAGTTGTTCTCTCATTTCTGTCATATTCATGGTTTTTCTGATCATATATAATCTATGCAtgtaggtgcatatatatttacaaatctaTCCTGTTAGCTCATatcttcatattttatatctttttacttttagcCAGTTTGGCGGTATATATATCATGATTTCAATTTGTCCTCCCCTGATAGCTGATGACGTTAACTAGATTACCTCACATTTTCTAATTGCCTAATAATTGCCTAAAATCACGTGAATGTGAGAAACTAAAGAAAGCAGTCTTTGGCTACAGAGTCAAATAAACGTCACTGCCTaacttctgctttcctctctgcagAGTTTCACCCTGGCAAGTCCAGACACTATCCTTTTCAAGCTAGATGCACACGGAGGAAGATGCACACGATGGAAAGAAGAGGCTCTTAGAACACTCCAGCCCCCACTCCAGGGTTTCAGACAGGAATAGGCTCAAGATTTAAAGATTtacaagctttattttttatttatttttattttttattttttgggggccatttcttggggtgctccctggcatatggagattcccaggctaggggtccaatcagaaatGTAGCCGCTggctagagccacagcatcacaggatccgagctgggtctgtgacctataccacagttcacggcaacgccagatcctcaacccactgagcgaagccagggatcgaaccagcaacctcatggttcctagtcagattccttaaccactgtgccacaacaggaactctgaaagattTACAAGCTTTAAATGTAAGTTAAGTGTAGCCTGGCGtggacattttaattatttacacaAGAATGCCTTATTACCACTAAAAGTGAACttctttaacatttgaaaatgaccCAAAATACTATGGCACTCTCTTATAATCCGGGAGCAGGGAAAGAGCAGTTATTGTTCTTCTGTTTTAATCATGCCCCATGGGTAGTCAGTATTACACCCCTACTGATAATAACATATCAGTAGGCAAATATGAACTGAGTTTTACTAGGTGCCAGACACTCTGCCAAGCATGCTGCAGGCATTAGCTCATTTACTGCCCACCACCCTATGAAGCTGGTACTGTTAGTCCACTCACTACAGATTTGGAAACTTTACCTTCCAGACGTTAAATAACTTGCTATGCAAATGAGAATCAAGGTTGCCCCAACTCTAGAGTCCATGactttatataaaacaaatactctcCCAGAGACCTTAGGTAAGTCCAACCTCCTTAGTATAATACATAAATCCCTTTGTGATTTGGTCCTTTTTTAGTCTTCCATGTGTATCTCCCGTCATTCCCTAATATATTCTCTCTCCCCTGGCTATAGGAGTACTTGAATTCCTTGAAAGATCCTTTTATTCTCACATGTTTATTGATTAGTGCATGAAAGATGACTTGGCAATGCAGAGCAAGAGAGTACAATTGGGCAACCAGGACACATTTGTGAAAGATGAGACTTAAGTTGGACTTTGAGAAATAGCTATGGCATAACTTGCATATGGTATAAATTGTTTAAGTAATAAAAGGAAACACTGTTAGAAACTGCTGAGTGTGTAAGTATTAATTGAACTTAAGATGAATGGTAGCATGTTGGGGAAGATACGCAATGCATTAGATTAAGATGATGGAGACCTGGAATTTTGTGCTCTGcagacttaattttaaaaaagaaacggCAGGTCCGAATGGAGTCACTGTGCTAAGCCCTCAAAAGCAAACCAAGACTTACTTCCTAATCTAATTGCAGTTACGACCCCCTCCAGGAAGGTGGCATTTTCAGCTTAGCACCAATGAGGTAATGTAATGCAGAGTCTCCTTCACCCCCAGTTTACCTAAACCTGAAGCAATCCACTCTTTTCCCCTTTTGCCCATAAAAGCCTCTGATTTTGTACAGTTCTCCTTTCTATTAGGTAGGTGCCCAATTTATGATTCATTCAATAAAGCCAATTAAACTATCAGATTTGTCAGGTTGAATTCTTATTATTTAAACCTGCTAATCATTTGAAGCCATGTAAATGAGCAACGTAGAGCaatacatggaaaataatttgatagaGTAATTAAACTTGTCATGGAAGAAAACGAAAGTATGAAGAAAACCGTTTGCAGATTTTAGAAATTCGGTCATAGATAGCAACACTTTCCGTGCCTGGGAGCTAgaaggggaactccatgagctCCCTGGGCTGGGGTGAGGAGCTATGGCATGGTAGAGAGCATATCACACAAAGAGATGTGAAGTAAAGAGAGATTTGGGTTGGTCTTAGCACTTCCAGCAAACTGAAAAAGAGGTACAGTGTACAGGAGGATGCAAAGTAAAAGACGGtcacaaaccaaccaaccaagcacAGGTTAAGGATGATGGAGGAAGAGTGTGAAGAGTCTGGAGGCTGTGGATCATCACACTGTTTCCGAAAGTGTGTTCACAACCTCTGAGACTTACCCGGCAATGACTAGTGCCCCATGAGTAGTTTTTAAAGAACTCTGCACGAGTGAATTTCTTGAAGTCTTACTGCAAACCCGTCGGGTAATtcaactgaggcacaaagaggtcaGTAAAGAGCAGAGGATTGTATGTAGCTAGTGCGTACAAAAGCCAAATTGCAAAGCAaggcagtctggcttcagagcccaTGGATTTTACAATCACAAAGACACCAGGGGAAGAGTTACTGCATCGAATAGGACTGAATGCAAGATTTTGCCTAGTAGACCCTGGGTCCATCTGAAATTATAAAAGTTTTAGGTATCTCATTACATTAGgtaattctatataaaatatttgtaaaaacaaatatttttcttttttcataattttaggtAGATTCACAGATCTGGTCCTTTactatttttgttcctttttccttttttaaaattaatatttatttattttattaaagtatagttgatttagaatgttgtgccaatgtctgctatactgctgtactgcaaagtgactgagtcataatgtatgtttatgtgtattatatatatatatattattttgtattattttctatcatggtctatcccaggagagtggatatagttccctgtgctatgtagtaggacctTCCTATTCACtctaattgtaatagtttgcatctactgaccacAAACTCcctttactattttaaaaaagcccacatttttaagttttgttgtaTACATTTCTTGAATTGTgataccatgtataaaatattttaaataatattataccAGGactcttttacaaagaaaatactaCAGTAGgagtttcccatagtggctcagtggtaacaaccctgcctagtatccatgaggacgaaggtatgatccctggcctctatcagtgggttaaggatccggcaatgctgtgagctgtggtgtaggttacagacacagcttggatctggttgctgtgactgtgcatcagccagcagctacagctccaatttgtcccctggcctgggaacttccatatgccacaggagtggcacgaaaaagacaaaaaaagaaaaaagaagaagaagaagaagaaaatactacAGTAATTTCCTGACACGAGCATATACGTCTCAATTTTCTATTTGCATATTGAACACTATTTAATTCCCTAGTCAGATATGTAAGCACATATATATTGGGTAGATTACAGAATCTCCCGATCTGAACCTGTACTGCAGCCCTTCAAAGACGTTTAATAAAAGGAAGCGTGAGTATGTGTATACCACACATGCACTCATACATACATGAGGTTCCATGAGCTGTTCAAGTTGAATCTAAATGTGCTTCTTTTTTCTAAACCGTGTTAGCCACGTTACACTTAAATACAGACAGAGAAGTAAGCAACACACACACTTTCTACTTGGGAGGAGTGATTTAACCTTAGGTCTCTTTAATTACTTTCCACAACACAAAGTCGCTATTTCCCTGATTTTTCCTTAGGAACTTTGTCCTCTTCTCAGCAGTCTTCTCAGGGCTCCCTTCACATCCTTGTTCCGCAGAGTATATATCAGGGGGTTGAGTGTGGGGGTGACAACAGTATAAAAGAGTGTAAGGAACTTGCCCTGACTTCGGCCATAGGATCTCTTTGGTTGAATGTATATGGCGAGCTGGGCCCAAAGAAGAGGAACACCACCAGTAGATGGGAACCACAGGTCCCGAGAGCCTTGCGCCAAGCTTGGACGGACTTAATTTTCATCACGGCTTGGACAATGAATCCGTAGGAGACCAATATCAATGCcacaggaagaagaaggaggactAACGTGGCCACAAAAAGCTGGACTTCATTTGCTTGGATGTCCACGCAGGCCAACTTGACCATGGCGGGCACTTCACATAAGAAGTGGTGCAGGTGGCGGTGTCCACATCGAGGAAGCCGAAGGGTGATGGTTCCTTGGATGAGAGTGTTTCCtactccactgagccatgctacTCCTGCTAAGGCCTTGCAAAATGATGGGTGCATGATGCTAGTGTAATTAAGAGGTCTGCAGACTGCCACGTAGCGGTCAAATGCCATGATGGTAAGGAGAACACACTCAGTGGAGCCCAGGGACAGGGACACATAGAGTTGTATGGCACAGCCCACTGGCGTGATGGTCTTAGCTGGTCCCTTCAGGTTCCAGAGGAGCTGGGGGACGATGCTGGTGGTGAAGCAAAGGTCAAGAGAGGAGAGATttgtgaggaagaaatacataggtGTGTGAAGTCTGCAGTCCAGGCAGGAGACCAGGATGATGGCTGTGTTGCCCAGGAGGGTCAAAAGATAGGATATCAACACCAACACGAAAAGGAGGACCTCCAATTGAGGCTGGTCTGAGAAtccaagcaaaataaaatctCCCCCAGAGGTTTCATTGTTTTGTTCCATTAGTCTGTtcttgtaaaagagaaaaatggatatGGAATTCAGTTGAGGGAAATAGCACTATTACTATTCACTTATAATATTTCTAGTaagtgcttaaatttttttttcctggtgaattttcacagagaaagaaaaaaaaggcaattattaaaaaggtaaatgtttttggagttcccatcatggctcattggaaacaaacctgactaatatccatgaggatgaaggtttgatccctgtcttcactccgtgggttaagaacccggcattgctgtgagctgtattgtaggtcacagactcggctcagttCCCCATGttattatggctgtggtgtaggctggcagctgcagctctgattctacccctagcctgggaacctccatatgccatgggtgtggcactaaaaagacaaaaaacaaacaaacaaacaaaaaactaaaaaacaaaaaaaacaaaaagtattttttaaagcaaaagcatTCTTTTGAGTCATCATTcttgactcaataaatatttgacctatcctcatttttttccatgtgaccctcctctttttcccatttttggataattattattaaaggtattattttcagagaaaaaaagagacactTTCAGTTTGGGTGGCTATATAGTTCTGTTAGTAGAAGTaggagagaaaagggggaggaaTGCTAAAGCTTATTTAAACACCCAATATGAAATGGATTATGAGTGATCACAGTTTCTGCAGAAATTACAAGGCAAAAGTAATGGATTACGGTGAGGTAGTGGATCAGAAAAACAAGTGGAAGATATTTTGCATCTTTTGTTACTCACAGACAAAGCAGGTTATGATACTGTTTCTTACAACCACTTCTCTGAGTAGAGTGTGATATAGGGTCAGCTGCAGGTGAATTTCAAGATACAGAgaagctaaataaataattttgtaagtTATTTAGCAGCTGACATGATTCCTTACCACAAGTTTTGATATCTCAAAGTcgatgggaaaaaaagatatttgtgatACATGCACATGAAACACAGATGCACAAGCTCAGATGTGCACACATTTGTTCAATTTTTGATACAATGTTAACATTTAGgcttaaaaaggtaaaaactcaCCATGCATACCCATTCAGACAAGGTACTGGTATTTCATAAATTCCCCAAAAGGCAAAATATGTCTTTACCACCCATTTTATCTTCTGCAGAACGAAGCCAACCTGGATAATAACATATGCCACCAGACCTTCACTTACTGTTTTTCAACAATACTGCCATCTGTACCCACACATTTTATGCTTTATCGTCAGTATTTTATTGAGTCATTTAGCTTTAGGAATAAGAAAAGCTAAATTTGTCAGTTTATTTGGGTATAGCTatacctttaaaaagtaaaagtgtaTCTTAAATGGGATGTAGACAATGTtaagattttagttttttaactttattgaggaataattgacaaataaaattatatgtactTAAAGTGTACAACGTGTTAActtgttgtatgtatatactgcAGAATGATGACCACGATCAGGAACATTAACTTAGGGAACTAGTTACCTCTTTTCTCTGGGTGTGGTGAGCATGCTTAGGATCTACTTCCAGCCACTTTCGAGTATGCCATGCCATGTTAATAGCTAAagtcgccatgctgtacattagctCCTCAgaacttcttcttttctttttcttttttgtctttttagggccacacccgcagcatatggaggttcccaggctaggggtccaattggagctgtagccactggcttagtccacagccacagcaatgccagatccaagcctagcctgcaacctacaccacagctcatggcaactccggatccttaacccactgaccaaggccagggatcgaaactgcatcctcatggatgttggtcagattggtttccactgagccacgatgggaactccctcagaactTATTCGTAACAGTTTGTTAAcgatttttttaaggctgcatctgtggcatatggaagttcctgtgcagcaacgcggggatctgagccgcatctgcgacctgtgccacagcttgtggcaatgttgtattcttaacccactaagctaggccagggatcaaatctgcatcctcacagacactgtcaagttcttaacccactgagccactatgagatTTCCAGCACTTATTCTTGTAACtaaaaatttgtaccttttgacctaGGTCCCCCATTTGTCCCCCCCCATCGCCTCCAGAACCCAGAGTTCTATTCTCTATTCTCCTTGTCTATGTacttattgttttaaattcactagatcagtgatatcatatagtgttttCATActtgttgcagcaaatggcaggatttccttctttctcatggctgaatactAGGTAGACAGATGAGAGATGTTAGATAGATTGATAGATCTCATTTTCTTTAGCCATCCTTCCAGTGAAGAACATGTGGGTTATTTCCATCTCctaactattgtgaataatggtgcAATTGCCATGGTGTGCAGCTGTCTCGTTGAGATACTGATTTCAATATTGTCAAATGtatccaggaatgggattgctggatcatagggtagttcattttttaattttttgaggaattgccatactgttttccagaatggctgtactattttacattaCTACCAGGAGTATAAGTaagtataatattaaattttaatattttaaaatctagagctaaatgtttttttatttcaagctAAACGTTTAAATTCGTATAGTTCATTCTACTAAGACAACTTGAAAATTATGCTATATAGAGTTCCACTTTCTGAATATTCTCTTATATTAAtgctatttaatataaaatactaatttatCCCACAGTGATGACTTGTAGCTTTAGTCATTAAAAGTCAGATTTCAGTAGTTTCAACAAATACTCAGATCAAATGCAAGCATAAGAAGTTattcccaggaattcccattgtggttcactggctgcaaacccaactagtatccatgaggatgaaggttcgatccatagcctcactcagtgggttaaggatccagtgttgcccagagctgtagtgtagcttgaAGCCAAAGCTCGTACTCTGTGTTGCTCTGGTTGTGACTGAGGTTGGCAAATGAAgcccaatttggcccctagcctgggaacttccatatcatgggtgcagccctaaaaaaaaaaaaaaaaaaaaaaaaaaaaaaaaaaaaaaaaaaaaaaagaagttattccCATCACCTCTGGAGATAACatactttacattcttttttaaaaaatttagaattcatTTCATGATTGATCCCTTTCAGAATATATCTTTCTAAAAATGAATGTACATGCTTCCCAACACAGATAAAGACATGTGTAGGAATTACCAGTTTGTAACTCAGTATCAAAATTCAGAATCACATAATTTAATGGAAAGTTAGATTCAAAAGCAACTTGAGAAAcaaattcttgatttttaaggTTTACAAAGAAGCATAACATGAATGTAGGTGCTTATGAGTGTCCTACTTAGTGTGTCAGAGTCAAAAATCATCTAAATATTCCTCCCATACCTTTTTATCACAATATTCGAACATGTTTTTGAAACATTTGGGTCTCAAGGAATTCTTCAAGGGGATTCTCATATTCCCACTCATTTCTTTTACTAACTTTCTACCCTGATTATGTTGAAGAATAACTTCACTCCCTCCCGCCCACTGAGAACCAGCTTATAAATCGAAGGTGAGATGTGCAGACATTTCCCTTCTTCAGTTCAAAGGGAAACACAGCTTGAAAAGAGCCTCTTAACGGGATCTGAGAGAGTGGCTGAAGATTAAGGTTTGACTATACACCTATTGTCTATCTATATAACTGTAGATACATGTGTGCATATTTTGAGTGTATGTTCCTTGAAAGGGGTTTCTGAACAGCATCTGAGGAGAATGATCAGAGGTTAGTGGATGTATGTGACTATACACATAAAATTTCAACCCACAACATAGGATTGAAGACAGCTATCACTCCAAATCCGAAACATGAAAAAAGGCTACCAAGTGCTATTTGGACAAAAGAAATACCTAGAggaaaatttttctcctttgcgCAAAAACTCCCAGACCTTTCTTTCCCTCATGCAGGTTTCTGACCATTTCCATGGTGAGAACACTGGTTCTATTTGACACAGATGCATAGAGGTCAGACCTCAGAAAGGACTCCTGAAAGGGAATCTCCAGGAGAGACAGAGTGAGTCATTCGAGCACCAGGCTGACTAATGTACCCGGAGGCCACTCAAGAGGGAGACAGATGCGGTGGCCTGAGAAACCAAGACAGGTTACTCACATCCGCTAGGTCACCCCTGCCCTGGCTTTGGCTTGGTCAGCACGCAGAAGAGAAGAGTGGTGACAAGACTTCAGCGTGTTACAATTGCTCCCCTGAAGCAGCTAGCACAGACCAATGCCTATGAGCTAGATGAAAGTACATGTTTCTTGAGCTGTAGTCCTCGgagaaaatcaaatgagaaaaaaatcagaagcacaTAGGATATAGATGCTTAAGACCTGGGGGATCTGTATCTCCAAGTTGCTAATTAACCTGGCATTGTAGAGTGTCCAGAACAGGGCTGTCTCAAGAGAGAAGCATGAAGAAAGGCGTTTCCCAACTGGACATCTGTTTAATCACCAGAATATCACAAATTCTGTCACTCACACCCCAGCCCCCCCAATTTATGTGTTCTTATAATAGTCTTTCCTGggggtgaagaaaagaaaaaaaaacctatggcaTTGCTCTCAGAATTTAGCTACATAATTGGATGAGTGAGACTTGCTTCTCTTTTGCAACCAGTGGTTTTCATGaacaagaataaataattttcaatgtCAGTTGATATTAACCAGGGCACCAGTGCCTGAGGAACACTTTACTACAAGAATACACCAAGTTATCTGAATAAACTCCATAGTATTGGCCATT from the Sus scrofa isolate TJ Tabasco breed Duroc unplaced genomic scaffold, Sscrofa11.1 Contig61, whole genome shotgun sequence genome contains:
- the LOC110258993 gene encoding LOW QUALITY PROTEIN: olfactory receptor 2G3-like (The sequence of the model RefSeq protein was modified relative to this genomic sequence to represent the inferred CDS: inserted 1 base in 1 codon); this encodes MYLQLMEQNNETSGGDFILLGFSDQPQLEVLLFVLVLISYLLTLLGNTAIILVSCLDCRLHTPMYFFLTNLSSLDLCFTTSIVPQLLWNLKGPAKTITPVGCAIQLYVSLSLGSTECVLLTIMAFDRYVAVCRPLNYTSIMHPSFCKALAGVAWLSGVGNTLIQGTITLRLPRCGHRHLHHFLCEVPAMVKLACVDIQANEVQLFVATLVLLLLPVALILVSYGFIVQAVMKIKSVQAWRKALGTCGSHLLVVFLFFGPXLAIYIQPKRSYGRSQGKFLTLFYTVVTPTLNPLIYTLRNKDVKGALRRLLRRGQSS